The Paenibacillus mucilaginosus 3016 genome includes the window GGCCATCCGGAGGGATGAGGAGGTGGGTCCGCTGCATTCCTACCTTGTCGACCAGTGGGATTGGGAGAAGGTGATTACCCGGGAGGAGAGGCATACCGGTACGTTACAAGCGGCGGTGGCCCTCATCTACGAGGCGCTGAAGGAAACGGAGGCGGAGCTGGCCGTGCTGTACCCGGAGCTTGCCCCGGTGCTTCCCGATGCTATCTCATTTATGACCACGCAGGAGCTTGAGAACCGCTACCCCGGGCTGACGCCCAAGGAGCGCGAGCATGAAGCCGCACGGGAGACAGGCGCCGTTTTCCTGCTGGAGGTGGGAGGGAAGCTGGCTTCCGGTGAGGTGCATGACGGCCGGTCTCCCGATTATGACGATTGGCGGCTGAACGGGGATCTGATCGTATGGAATCCGGTTCTCGGCACCTCCTTCGAGCTTTCCTCGATGGGCATCCGCGTGGACGAGGCTGCACTCCTGGCCCAGCTTCGTGAGAGCGGCTGCGAAGACCGGCTGTCCCTCCCCTTCCACCGGATGCTGATGAACGGAGAGCTGCCCTGCACGATGGGCGGAGGGATCGGCCAGTCGCGGGTGGCCATGTTCCTGCTTCGCAAAGCCCACATCGGAGAGGTGCAGATGTCCGTCTGGCCGGGCGGTATGGCGGAGCGCTGCCGGGAGAGAGGAATCGAGCTGCTGAACGCGGCCGACTAACCGTAGCGGGACGGCTGCGGAGCCTTGTCTGCCCTGTGAATGGGGCGGCAGGGCTTTTTGTAATCCGTCCTCTGCAGTCTTTGCCAATCAGGCAAATGATTGGCCCCCGCCCTGTTTTTT containing:
- the asnA gene encoding aspartate--ammonia ligase, which gives rise to MMEAVKPNLTAGARAREVERQAALAKGMFETNFSRRLHLMKVSAPLFVAEGSGINDNLNGWERAVSFDAAGPGEDAPIRLEVVQSLAKWKRLAARYYDFGPGEGLYTDMRAIRRDEEVGPLHSYLVDQWDWEKVITREERHTGTLQAAVALIYEALKETEAELAVLYPELAPVLPDAISFMTTQELENRYPGLTPKEREHEAARETGAVFLLEVGGKLASGEVHDGRSPDYDDWRLNGDLIVWNPVLGTSFELSSMGIRVDEAALLAQLRESGCEDRLSLPFHRMLMNGELPCTMGGGIGQSRVAMFLLRKAHIGEVQMSVWPGGMAERCRERGIELLNAAD